The genome window TGTTTCGAGCGTACTTCATCAATAGCTGAATTTCTGCAAACATTGAGCATCCACGTATATATTGAACCTTTTTCCCTACTATAATTGTCTATGTTTTTCCAAATCTTTACAAAAGCTTCCTGTAAAACATCGTTGGCTATTTCTTCATTTTGCGTAATCCTGTTTATTACACCATAAAGTGCAGCCGAATAGTTATCGTATAAATAACTAAACGCTTCCCTGTTTTTTTCTTTCAGGGCACTAACAAGCAATTGCTCGTTTTTATATGGTTGATTATCTTTGATAGAATTAACTTTATAAGCCGGTGCAATTTATATAAAATACGTACAAATTGGCTGCTTGGATTTTTTTAGTATTAATTTTTTTTTCCGTAGGCCAAATCTCCTGCATCGCCTAAGCCTGGAACTATATAACTGTGCTCGTTTAATTCATTGTCAATAGCGGCAGTATATATTTTTGCCTGTGGCATAAACTTGTTTACATACGCTATACCTTGCTGGCTGGCAATTAAACTGGCTATATATACTTTGTTGGGTTTTCCGTTGCGGCAAAGTGCCTGATAAGCCAGGTACATACTGCGCCCGGTGGCTAACATGGGGTCTATGAGTATAATGGTTTTATCCAATAAATCAGGCGAAGCCATGTATTCTACTACTATTTCAAATTCACCGGGAGAGCTATGTTTACGGTAGGCTGATACAAAGGCTGAATCGGCTTCATCAAAATAACTTAAAAAACCATCCTGCATAGCCAGTCCTGCTCTGAGTATGGTACAAACTACAGGTTGTTGTGCAAGTACTTTTGTATTGGCTTTGCTAAGCGAGGTTTCAGTAACGGTATCACTGTACGCTAAATCCTTGCTTATTTCATAAGCAATAATCTGGCCTATACGTTCTAAGTTTTTTCTAAAGCGTAACGTGTCCTTTTGTATTTGTACATCGCGTATTTGCGTAAGGTAATGCCAAACAAGGGAGTTGTTGTCTGATAAATTGGTTATCATATCAGTGGTTTAGTCTTTCTTAGAAGGTGTTTTATAGATGCGTACCGAATCTAGTTTTGATGTAGTCGGTTTAGCAGGCGCAACCGGTAAAGGTTTTTGTATTTGTAGCTTAATGCTATCCTGCTTGGTTAATGGCCTTATTTTTATAATGCTGTCAATAGCGGCTTGGTTTTTATTTACTATTAATGGTTTGGCAGCAGCAGCTCCTTTTTCGGAAGGCATTACTATACTGGTCGGATATATTCTAACCCCGTAATCGGTACCTTCTTTTAACATAGGGGCCACAGCCATTTGCGTGTAGTTTTTAAAGAAACATAAATCGCGGGTATTAAAGCTTTGTGCAGGAATGTTTTGAATAAGCTTACCTGTTTCTACTTCCCATACTTTTACACTGCCATCGTTACAGCCGGTTGCGCAATATTTGCTATCGAAAGTAAAAGCCACTGCCGTTACTTTCCAGCAGTCAACAGGCAGCTTACGGATTTCTTTTCCTGATTTTAAATCCCAAATACGGGCACTTTTATCGTTGCTACCACTAATTAAGTAATTTTGATTAGGGCTTATTTCAATAGCATTTACGGCATCGGTATGGCCCACAAATGAGCGCATTACAGCACCTGTAGCTACGTTTAATACTTTAATGGTTGGCTCTGCACCGGCTACAAATAAAAACTTAGGATCGGTACCCAATGTTAAAGCATTAACGGAAACACCGTTTTCAAACACACGTAGCTTTTTGTTGGCTTCTATAGCCCACAACACAATTTTACCTCTTTCATCGCCACTAAAAATAAACTTACCTTTATTGTCAAACGTAATGGCATTGATATTTGATTGGTGTGCTGTCGGGTCAGCATAATCCCTTATTTTTTTAAATAAGCTATCGTAAACACCTATAGAGAAATCGTTAGAGCCACTTGCCAATAAGTTTCCTGCATTGTTAAACCTAACGGTAGTAACAGGGGCCAAATGCGCTTTAATGGTTTTTATTAATTTAAAAGCAGTGTCGCCACTGTAAATGTTAATGGTATTGTCCCAACCTGCGGTAGCTAAGTAGTTGTTTTTGGCTGAATAGCTTAGCCCGTTTACATCGTTAGTATGGCCGGGTAAAATGGTTTTAGGTGTAGTAATTTGCGTTTGAGCAAAGGTATTAAGTGCAAACAAACAGCATATAATGGGAGTGAATATTTTTTTCATTGAAATAATGGTAACTCTGGTATTTTTTGTAATGCGAACCTAAAGAAAGTAATTAAAAAAATGGTAACTGTTAATAAATTGGTACAAAATGTTTGTTTATGAGCCTAAACGGGCTTACCTGCCAGCCATTTAGGGTACGATTTACAATATTGGCTAATGGGACAAATTTCGCATTTGGGCGACCTTGCCGTACACGTATAACGCCCGTGTAATATAAGCCAGTGGTGGGCTATGGCTACATACTCCTCCGGAATATATTTAAGCAATTGCATTTCCGTTTGCAGCGGGTTTTTGGCATTGGTGGTTAAGCCTAAGCGAGCACTTACCCTAAATACATGGGTATCTACCGCCATACTGGGCTGGTTAAAAACCACCGAGGTAATTACATTGG of Bacteroidota bacterium contains these proteins:
- the upp gene encoding uracil phosphoribosyltransferase encodes the protein MITNLSDNNSLVWHYLTQIRDVQIQKDTLRFRKNLERIGQIIAYEISKDLAYSDTVTETSLSKANTKVLAQQPVVCTILRAGLAMQDGFLSYFDEADSAFVSAYRKHSSPGEFEIVVEYMASPDLLDKTIILIDPMLATGRSMYLAYQALCRNGKPNKVYIASLIASQQGIAYVNKFMPQAKIYTAAIDNELNEHSYIVPGLGDAGDLAYGKKN
- a CDS encoding WD40 repeat domain-containing protein yields the protein MKKIFTPIICCLFALNTFAQTQITTPKTILPGHTNDVNGLSYSAKNNYLATAGWDNTINIYSGDTAFKLIKTIKAHLAPVTTVRFNNAGNLLASGSNDFSIGVYDSLFKKIRDYADPTAHQSNINAITFDNKGKFIFSGDERGKIVLWAIEANKKLRVFENGVSVNALTLGTDPKFLFVAGAEPTIKVLNVATGAVMRSFVGHTDAVNAIEISPNQNYLISGSNDKSARIWDLKSGKEIRKLPVDCWKVTAVAFTFDSKYCATGCNDGSVKVWEVETGKLIQNIPAQSFNTRDLCFFKNYTQMAVAPMLKEGTDYGVRIYPTSIVMPSEKGAAAAKPLIVNKNQAAIDSIIKIRPLTKQDSIKLQIQKPLPVAPAKPTTSKLDSVRIYKTPSKKD